One segment of Brassica napus cultivar Da-Ae unplaced genomic scaffold, Da-Ae ScsIHWf_1176;HRSCAF=1685, whole genome shotgun sequence DNA contains the following:
- the LOC106416179 gene encoding N-alpha-acetyltransferase 50-like, whose translation MGTGREASVSLDGVRDKNMMQLKKLNTVLFPVRYNDKYYADAISSGEFTKLAYYSDICVGAIACRLETKGGTMRVYIMTLGVLAPYRGIGIGSKLLNHVLDMCTKQNVSEIYLHVQTNNEAAIKFYKKFGFEITDTIPDYYINIEPRDCYVVTKSFAQI comes from the exons ATGGGAACTGGGAGAGAAGCCAGCGTATCGCTAGATGGAGTCAGAGACAAAAACATGATGCAGCTGAAGAAACTCAACACTGTTCTGTTCCCTGTTCGCTACAACGACAAGTACTACGCTGACGCAATCTCATCCGGCGAATTCACTAAGCTCG CTTATTACAGTGACATATGTGTTGGAGCTATTGCTTGTCGGCTGGAGACGAAAGGAGGGACCATGAGAGTGTATATAATGACTCTTGGTGTTCTTGCACCCTACCGTGGCATTGGCATTG gttCAAAGCTATTGAATCATGTTCTTGACATGTGCACCAAGCAAAATGTGTCTGAGATATACTTGCATGTTCAGACGAACAACGAAGCTGCGATCAAGTTCTACAAGAAGTTTGGGTTTGAGATCACAGATACCATTCCAGACTATTACATCAACATCGAGCCTAGAGACTGTTATGTCGTCACCAAGTCCTTTGCTCAAATCTGA